In a genomic window of Roseiflexus castenholzii DSM 13941:
- a CDS encoding glycosyltransferase has translation MKIALLSESPSVATGFGIHARHLTRLLAEWGHETVVFGVCAAGQPFDPTRYPCRIVPMPRDQKEALPLLPDFLAAERPDLVFIHYDLGAVARFAATVRAAGWTGPMICHFVIDTIPFDRDLMQVLRDFRAALTPTRVAARYATSLGIPNVIAAPHPVDAGLFRPLPHRDALRRAAGLEGRFVIGVFGRNTERKQQPRVMMALQQLRARGQADDIIAYFHCQPTNEDPWLSSWNLLHVADHLEVADLTLFPQSDFRQLAGIPYDADVPAAGDAQPQRPTMPAHYTYVERLNVCDLLVNVPHSGAFELAPLEAALCGVPSAVTNDRSAMAEVVGDGAYLLEPIDRAIHSSGGWQHFVGACTIADAILEIKEDVDLRTALIRKGRANALRYTEEPLRRGLQQALELACG, from the coding sequence ATGAAAATTGCGCTTCTCTCCGAGTCGCCGTCGGTGGCGACCGGTTTTGGCATTCACGCCCGCCATCTGACGCGCCTGCTCGCTGAATGGGGACACGAGACGGTAGTGTTCGGCGTGTGCGCTGCGGGGCAACCGTTCGATCCGACCCGCTATCCGTGCCGTATCGTGCCGATGCCGCGCGATCAGAAGGAGGCGCTGCCGCTCCTCCCCGACTTTCTGGCAGCGGAACGACCGGACCTCGTGTTCATCCATTACGACCTCGGCGCCGTTGCGCGTTTTGCCGCCACTGTGCGCGCTGCGGGATGGACAGGTCCAATGATCTGCCATTTTGTCATCGACACAATCCCATTTGATCGCGATCTGATGCAGGTGTTGCGCGACTTCCGCGCTGCGTTGACGCCGACGCGCGTGGCTGCCCGCTACGCTACATCGCTTGGTATTCCGAATGTCATCGCTGCGCCACACCCGGTCGACGCCGGTCTGTTCCGACCATTGCCGCACCGCGATGCGCTGCGCCGCGCCGCCGGTCTGGAAGGGCGCTTCGTCATTGGCGTGTTCGGGCGCAATACCGAACGTAAACAGCAACCGCGCGTGATGATGGCGCTCCAACAGTTACGGGCACGCGGTCAGGCGGACGACATTATTGCCTACTTCCACTGCCAACCGACGAACGAGGACCCCTGGCTCAGCAGCTGGAATCTGCTCCACGTCGCCGATCATTTGGAAGTGGCCGACCTGACGCTCTTCCCGCAGAGCGACTTCCGTCAATTGGCAGGAATTCCCTACGACGCCGACGTTCCCGCCGCCGGGGATGCGCAGCCGCAGCGCCCAACCATGCCGGCGCACTACACGTATGTCGAACGACTCAACGTGTGTGATCTGCTGGTGAATGTCCCGCACTCCGGCGCGTTCGAACTGGCGCCTCTCGAAGCGGCGCTCTGCGGTGTACCTTCGGCGGTGACCAACGACCGTAGTGCGATGGCGGAGGTTGTTGGCGATGGGGCGTATCTGCTCGAGCCGATTGACCGTGCTATCCACAGTTCCGGCGGATGGCAGCATTTCGTCGGCGCCTGCACGATTGCCGATGCGATTCTGGAGATCAAGGAAGACGTTGATCTCCGCACAGCATTGATCCGCAAAGGGCGCGCCAATGCGCTTCGCTATACCGAAGAGCCGCTGCGACGAGGATTGCAACAGGCGCTCGAACTGGCGTGCGGTTAG